A genomic window from Diospyros lotus cultivar Yz01 chromosome 2, ASM1463336v1, whole genome shotgun sequence includes:
- the LOC127795896 gene encoding protein LIGHT-DEPENDENT SHORT HYPOCOTYLS 10-like, producing MSTEEGSSRPAGAADHHQHPAPLSRYESQKRRDWNTFGQYLKNQRPPVSLSQFNCNHVLEFLRYLDQFGKTKVHLHGCVFFGQPDPPAPCTCPLRQAWGSLDALIGRLRAAYEEHGGAPETNPFGNGTIRVYLREVKECQAKARGIPYKKKKRKKNQIKASHELLKAPKQPT from the coding sequence ATGTCAACCGAAGAAGGATCTTCTCGACCCGCCGGTGCCGCGGATCACCACCAGCATCCGGCGCCTCTTAGCCGATACGAGTCGCAGAAGCGCCGGGACTGGAACACTTTCGGGCAGTACTTGAAGAACCAGAGACCGCCGGTTTCTCTCTCCCAGTTCAACTGCAACCACGTCCTCGAGTTTCTTCGGTATCTAGATCAATTTGGCAAGACAAAGGTTCACTTACATGGCTGCGTCTTCTTCGGGCAACCCGACCCGCCTGCCCCCTGCACTTGCCCTCTCCGGCAAGCTTGGGGAAGCCTCGACGCACTGATTGGACGGCTCAGAGCCGCCTACGAGGAGCACGGCGGAGCACCGGAGACGAACCCTTTCGGCAATGGAACTATTCGCGTATATTTGCGCGAAGTCAAGGAGTGTCAAGCCAAGGCAAGAGGAATTCcatacaagaagaaaaagagaaagaagaatcaGATCAAGGCCAGCCATGAACTGCTGAAGGCGCCCAAACAGCCTACTTAA